The proteins below are encoded in one region of Amycolatopsis acidiphila:
- a CDS encoding PHP-associated domain-containing protein has protein sequence MIRVDTHLHTVESGDAVTTVDQLADRVAACGLDVVCVTEHNHIAGYDLSRLIGARVVVGEEIRTRSGELIGLFLRERVPYVLPADEVVARIREQGGIVCAPHPYDPLRGGVGAELPSLCEAGLIDAVEVFNAKIADQSVNAAALATAREFGLPGTAGSDAHDPAGIGAAYLEMPDFDGPRDFLEALHSAVVHGEYRPHAPRF, from the coding sequence ATGATCCGGGTCGACACCCACCTGCACACCGTCGAGTCCGGCGACGCGGTGACGACGGTCGACCAGCTCGCGGACCGGGTCGCCGCGTGCGGCCTGGACGTGGTGTGCGTGACGGAGCACAACCACATCGCCGGCTACGACCTGTCGCGGCTCATCGGCGCGCGGGTCGTGGTCGGCGAGGAGATCCGGACGCGGTCGGGCGAGCTGATCGGGTTGTTCCTGCGGGAGCGCGTGCCGTACGTGCTGCCCGCGGACGAGGTCGTGGCGCGCATCCGGGAGCAGGGCGGGATCGTGTGCGCGCCGCACCCGTACGACCCGTTGCGCGGGGGCGTGGGCGCGGAGCTGCCGTCGCTGTGCGAGGCGGGGTTGATCGACGCGGTGGAGGTCTTCAACGCGAAGATCGCCGACCAGTCGGTCAACGCCGCGGCACTGGCGACGGCGCGGGAGTTCGGCCTGCCGGGCACCGCCGGCTCCGACGCCCACGACCCGGCGGGCATCGGCGCGGCCTACCTGGAGATGCCCGACTTCGACGGCCCGCGGGACTTCCTGGAAGCGCTCCACTCGGCCGTCGTGCACGGCGAGTACCGGCCCCACGCGCCGAGGTTCTGA
- a CDS encoding thiolase C-terminal domain-containing protein, protein MAAIAGAAETDEIGVLPGHSTLRLHVEGARNALADAGLKLSDIDGIASVSSPGPIQVAHALGIQPRWIDGTGVGGTSFLLHVRHAVAAIQAGHADTILITHGESGRSRVGSARGSMPASSPNAQFEAPYGVFGPPTMFTIPLLRYMKEFGLTPEQLASVAVAQRKWAARNPRAMYRKPITVEDVLDSRMISYPFHLLECCLVTDGGGALIVTSDERAADLRKPPVHILGTGETFESPLISQMADFTTSAAFCRSSRDAFAEARIGVGDVDHVMIYDAFAHVPIYGLEDMGFVGRGEAGPFIAEGHTSPGGSLPVNTNGGGLSYTHTGMYGMFLIQESVRQLRGEAAAQVPGVEVSVALGNGGMFMAAGTLVLGNRKP, encoded by the coding sequence ATGGCAGCCATCGCCGGAGCCGCGGAGACCGACGAGATCGGTGTGCTGCCAGGCCATTCGACCCTGCGCCTGCACGTCGAGGGCGCCCGTAACGCGCTCGCCGACGCCGGCCTGAAGCTGTCGGACATCGACGGGATCGCCTCGGTGTCCTCGCCGGGCCCGATCCAGGTGGCGCACGCGCTGGGCATCCAGCCCCGCTGGATCGACGGGACCGGGGTCGGGGGCACGTCGTTCCTGCTGCACGTCCGGCACGCGGTCGCCGCGATCCAGGCCGGGCACGCCGACACGATCCTGATCACGCACGGCGAGTCGGGCCGGTCGCGCGTCGGCTCGGCGCGCGGCTCGATGCCGGCGTCGAGCCCGAACGCGCAGTTCGAGGCGCCGTACGGGGTGTTCGGGCCGCCGACGATGTTCACGATCCCGTTGCTGCGGTACATGAAGGAGTTCGGGCTGACCCCCGAGCAGCTCGCGTCCGTGGCCGTCGCGCAGCGCAAGTGGGCCGCACGCAACCCGCGGGCGATGTACCGGAAGCCGATCACGGTCGAGGACGTGCTCGACTCGCGGATGATCTCCTATCCGTTCCACCTGCTGGAGTGCTGCCTGGTCACCGACGGCGGCGGCGCGCTCATCGTCACCTCCGACGAGCGCGCGGCCGACCTGCGCAAGCCGCCGGTGCACATCCTGGGCACCGGGGAGACTTTCGAGTCGCCGCTGATCTCGCAGATGGCGGACTTCACCACGTCCGCGGCCTTCTGCCGGTCGAGCCGCGACGCGTTCGCCGAGGCGAGGATCGGGGTCGGCGACGTGGACCACGTGATGATCTACGACGCGTTCGCGCACGTGCCGATCTACGGCCTGGAGGACATGGGCTTCGTCGGGCGGGGCGAGGCGGGGCCGTTCATCGCGGAGGGGCACACGTCGCCGGGCGGGTCGCTGCCGGTGAACACCAACGGCGGCGGGCTGTCCTACACGCACACCGGGATGTACGGGATGTTCCTGATCCAGGAGTCGGTGCGGCAGCTGCGCGGCGAGGCGGCGGCGCAGGTGCCGGGCGTCGAGGTGAGCGTGGCGCTGGGCAACGGCGGGATGTTCATGGCCGCGGGCACGCTGGTGCTGGGCAACCGCAAGCCATGA
- a CDS encoding Zn-ribbon domain-containing OB-fold protein — translation MGKPVPAPTPETRPFFDGAAAGELRIQRCADCGEPFFYPRPSCPFCASGAVEWFTASGRATLYSYTISHRPAPGFEQDAPYAIAVVQLAEGPRMMTNIVGIENTPDNLVLDMDLEVTFEQRGDVTIPQFTPAGGH, via the coding sequence ATGGGCAAACCCGTTCCCGCGCCCACGCCGGAGACCAGGCCGTTCTTCGACGGCGCCGCGGCAGGCGAGCTGCGCATCCAGCGCTGCGCCGACTGCGGCGAGCCGTTCTTCTACCCGCGCCCGAGCTGCCCGTTCTGCGCCTCGGGCGCGGTGGAGTGGTTCACCGCGAGCGGCCGCGCGACGCTGTACTCTTACACGATCAGCCACCGGCCGGCGCCGGGCTTCGAGCAGGACGCGCCGTACGCGATCGCCGTGGTGCAGCTGGCCGAGGGCCCGCGGATGATGACGAACATCGTCGGCATCGAGAACACCCCGGACAACCTGGTGCTCGACATGGACCTCGAAGTCACCTTCGAGCAGCGCGGCGACGTCACGATCCCGCAGTTCACCCCCGCCGGAGGCCACTGA
- a CDS encoding SDR family NAD(P)-dependent oxidoreductase, whose protein sequence is MAALEGKVALVTGASRGIGAAIAELFAAEGARVVVTARTVTPEQSRLPGTISDTVQRITAAGGKATAIAADLSKGDDRQRLAHEAGPVDILVNNAAVTYFTPIEEFSARRFALMFEVQVTAPVHLAQLFAPGMRGAGWILNISSRAARHPAPDSGRRGGTVYGMCKAALERFSTGLAAELHTDGITVNALSPSKVVPTPGTVFHHLTTEDDPKAEPPSVMAAAALALCRPGAPSGRVAYSQEILAELALN, encoded by the coding sequence ATGGCCGCGCTGGAGGGAAAGGTCGCGCTGGTCACCGGCGCGAGCCGGGGCATCGGGGCGGCGATCGCGGAGCTGTTCGCCGCCGAGGGCGCCCGCGTCGTGGTCACCGCGCGGACGGTGACACCGGAGCAGAGCCGCCTGCCCGGCACGATCTCGGACACGGTCCAGCGGATCACCGCGGCCGGCGGCAAGGCGACGGCGATCGCGGCCGATCTGTCCAAAGGGGACGATCGACAGCGGTTGGCGCACGAGGCCGGCCCGGTCGACATCCTGGTCAACAACGCGGCCGTCACCTACTTCACGCCCATCGAGGAGTTCTCCGCCCGCCGGTTCGCGCTGATGTTCGAGGTACAGGTGACCGCGCCCGTGCACCTGGCACAGCTGTTCGCGCCGGGAATGCGCGGCGCGGGCTGGATCCTCAACATCTCCTCCCGCGCGGCGCGCCATCCGGCCCCGGACTCCGGGCGGCGTGGCGGCACCGTGTACGGGATGTGCAAGGCGGCACTCGAGCGGTTCAGCACCGGGCTGGCCGCCGAGCTCCACACCGACGGGATCACCGTCAACGCGTTGTCGCCGAGCAAGGTCGTCCCGACGCCCGGCACCGTGTTCCACCACCTGACCACCGAGGACGACCCGAAGGCGGAACCACCGTCGGTGATGGCGGCCGCGGCGCTCGCGCTGTGCCGGCCAGGCGCGCCCAGCGGCCGGGTCGCCTACTCGCAGGAGATCCTCGCCGAACTCGCCCTGAACTGA
- a CDS encoding SDR family NAD(P)-dependent oxidoreductase produces MGRLDGRVAIVTGAGRGIGASVARLLAGEGAQVVVNDLGAQLDGSGIDDGPAAGVVAEIAEAGGKAIANFSDVSDHAAAEELVATAIGQFGRLDVVVNVAGILRDRMVFNMAEREWDDVIRVHLKGTFNTTKFAAAHWRSLRDEGAQNRIINFTSVSGLHGAPGQPNYAAAKMGIVGLTYSSANSLAKYGVTVNAISPGAATRMTASIPGDRRKSPQTDERSPDNVAPVVAYLAGTGSGWINGRILHSAGYQIALYNNPEPVSRIVGTAPWDPDSLATQIESSFGPLLGR; encoded by the coding sequence ATGGGTCGACTTGACGGGCGGGTCGCGATCGTGACGGGCGCGGGCCGCGGCATCGGAGCCTCGGTCGCGCGCCTGCTGGCGGGCGAGGGCGCACAGGTCGTGGTGAACGACCTCGGCGCACAGCTGGACGGCTCGGGAATCGACGACGGGCCGGCCGCCGGGGTGGTCGCCGAGATCGCGGAGGCGGGCGGCAAGGCGATCGCGAACTTCTCCGACGTCTCCGACCACGCCGCCGCCGAAGAGCTGGTGGCGACCGCGATCGGCCAGTTCGGGCGGCTCGACGTGGTGGTGAACGTGGCGGGCATCCTGCGCGACCGGATGGTGTTCAACATGGCCGAGCGCGAGTGGGACGACGTGATCCGGGTGCACCTCAAGGGCACCTTCAACACCACGAAGTTCGCCGCCGCGCACTGGCGCTCGCTGCGGGACGAGGGCGCGCAGAACCGGATCATCAACTTCACCTCGGTCTCCGGCCTGCACGGCGCGCCCGGGCAGCCCAACTACGCGGCGGCGAAGATGGGCATCGTCGGGCTGACCTACTCCAGCGCGAACTCGCTGGCCAAGTACGGCGTCACGGTCAACGCCATCTCGCCGGGCGCCGCGACCCGGATGACCGCGTCGATCCCCGGCGATCGGCGCAAGAGCCCGCAGACCGACGAGCGCTCCCCCGACAACGTCGCGCCCGTCGTGGCCTACCTCGCCGGCACCGGCTCGGGCTGGATCAACGGCCGCATCCTGCATTCGGCGGGCTACCAGATCGCGCTGTACAACAACCCGGAGCCGGTCAGCCGCATCGTCGGGACGGCCCCGTGGGACCCCGACTCGCTCGCCACCCAGATCGAGTCGTCCTTCGGTCCCCTGCTGGGCCGCTGA
- a CDS encoding acyl-CoA dehydrogenase family protein: MELDLGPEIDAFRADLRSWIAAHAPDGLSGLVSWEAALITGGRRTPGLDEALADPRYREWERELLEAKLVCPQWPAEYGGQDMDAVRVAVLNEEFARSGVPRVVRGMGETLVGPAILVHATPEQKAAFLPRIVSGEDVYCQGFSEPGHGSDLAAVQTRGVVDGDDIVLTGQKVWTSGAARANKMFVLCRTDPEAPKHRGLSYVLVPFTGPEVQYRPIRQMSGAAEFCEDFLDGVRAPLFNVVGGLNNGWRVAMTTLGHERGGRATVQHLRFEREFWALVETARKYGRHEDPLIRQQLAWAYTQVQLMRFSGLRTLAQVAQGTQPGPEASVNKLFWSEYHKRLGELAMNIVGTHGLVRPEGEDYPTSQWQNTFLASRAGTIYSGTSEIQRNIIAERALGLPR, encoded by the coding sequence ATGGAACTCGACCTGGGCCCCGAGATCGACGCGTTCCGCGCCGATCTGCGCTCGTGGATCGCCGCACACGCCCCGGACGGGCTGTCCGGCCTGGTCAGCTGGGAGGCGGCGCTGATCACCGGCGGCCGCCGGACCCCCGGCCTCGACGAGGCGCTCGCCGACCCCCGGTACCGGGAGTGGGAGCGGGAACTGCTCGAGGCGAAGCTCGTCTGCCCGCAGTGGCCCGCCGAGTACGGCGGCCAGGACATGGACGCCGTGCGCGTCGCGGTGCTCAACGAGGAGTTCGCGCGCTCCGGCGTCCCGCGCGTGGTGCGGGGGATGGGGGAGACGCTCGTCGGCCCCGCGATCCTCGTGCACGCCACGCCCGAGCAGAAGGCGGCGTTCCTGCCGCGGATCGTCTCCGGCGAGGACGTCTACTGCCAGGGCTTCTCCGAGCCGGGGCACGGCTCCGACCTCGCCGCCGTGCAGACCCGCGGCGTGGTCGACGGGGACGACATCGTGCTCACCGGGCAGAAGGTGTGGACGTCCGGCGCCGCGCGCGCGAACAAGATGTTCGTGCTGTGCCGCACCGACCCCGAGGCGCCCAAGCACCGCGGCCTGTCCTATGTGCTGGTGCCCTTCACCGGGCCCGAGGTGCAGTACCGGCCGATCCGGCAGATGTCCGGCGCCGCCGAGTTCTGCGAGGACTTCCTCGACGGCGTGCGGGCCCCGCTGTTCAACGTCGTCGGCGGGCTCAACAACGGCTGGCGCGTGGCGATGACCACCCTCGGGCACGAGCGCGGCGGCCGCGCGACCGTGCAGCACCTGCGTTTCGAGCGCGAGTTCTGGGCGCTGGTCGAGACCGCCCGCAAGTACGGCAGACACGAGGACCCGCTGATCCGCCAGCAGCTCGCGTGGGCCTACACGCAGGTGCAGCTGATGCGCTTCAGCGGGCTGCGCACGCTCGCGCAGGTCGCCCAGGGCACGCAGCCTGGCCCCGAGGCGTCGGTCAACAAGCTCTTCTGGAGCGAGTACCACAAGCGCCTCGGCGAGCTCGCGATGAACATCGTCGGCACGCACGGGCTGGTCCGCCCGGAGGGTGAGGACTACCCGACCAGCCAGTGGCAGAACACGTTCTTGGCAAGCCGGGCGGGCACCATCTACTCCGGCACGAGCGAGATCCAGCGCAACATCATCGCCGAGCGGGCGCTCGGCCTGCCCAGATGA
- a CDS encoding acyl-CoA dehydrogenase family protein, with translation MQFTESPEQKELRSSVHRFLAERSPSTAVREQMETVAGYDDAVWKQLSVQLGLPALAIPEEYGGAGFSFVEQCIVLEEMGRALYCGPFFATAVLAATALLKSGDEEAKNRYLPGIASGETIATLAFTDDSGGWSGNGSGLSAADGRLTGHKNFVLDGHNATLVLATARTAEGMFLYAVDGHAAGLTATALPTLDQTRRLARLEFDGVEAELIGPAEGPLAATLDIAALALAAEQLGGAQAALDMAVAYGKLREQFDKPIGSFQALKHRCADLLLEVESTRSAVIYGSWAVAEDADEVPVVASLAKAYASETFFHAAAENIQMHGGIGFTWEHDAQLYFKRAKASELLFGDPAYHRERLAGRIGI, from the coding sequence ATGCAGTTCACGGAAAGCCCTGAGCAGAAGGAACTCCGGTCCTCGGTGCACCGGTTCCTCGCCGAGCGGTCGCCGAGCACGGCGGTCCGGGAGCAGATGGAGACCGTCGCCGGGTACGACGACGCGGTGTGGAAGCAGCTGTCGGTGCAGCTCGGCCTGCCCGCGCTGGCGATCCCCGAGGAGTACGGCGGCGCCGGGTTCTCCTTCGTCGAGCAGTGCATTGTGCTCGAGGAGATGGGCCGCGCGCTCTACTGTGGACCGTTCTTCGCGACTGCGGTGCTGGCCGCGACGGCGCTGCTGAAGTCCGGCGACGAGGAGGCGAAGAACCGCTACCTGCCGGGCATCGCGAGCGGCGAGACCATCGCGACGCTCGCGTTCACCGACGACAGCGGCGGCTGGAGCGGCAACGGTTCCGGCCTCTCCGCCGCGGACGGCAGGCTGACCGGGCACAAGAACTTCGTCCTCGACGGGCACAACGCCACGCTGGTGCTGGCGACCGCCCGGACGGCTGAGGGCATGTTCCTGTACGCGGTGGACGGGCACGCCGCGGGGCTCACCGCGACCGCACTGCCCACTTTGGACCAGACGCGCCGGCTGGCCCGGCTCGAGTTCGACGGCGTCGAGGCGGAGCTGATCGGCCCCGCCGAAGGCCCGCTGGCCGCCACCCTCGACATCGCGGCGCTGGCTCTGGCCGCCGAACAGCTCGGCGGCGCGCAGGCCGCGCTGGACATGGCCGTGGCCTACGGCAAGCTCCGTGAGCAGTTCGACAAGCCCATCGGCAGCTTCCAGGCGCTCAAGCACCGCTGCGCGGACCTGCTGCTGGAGGTCGAGTCGACCCGCTCGGCGGTGATCTACGGTTCGTGGGCGGTCGCCGAGGACGCCGACGAGGTGCCGGTCGTCGCGTCGCTGGCCAAGGCGTACGCGTCGGAGACGTTCTTCCACGCCGCCGCGGAGAACATCCAGATGCACGGCGGGATCGGCTTCACGTGGGAGCACGACGCGCAGCTGTACTTCAAGCGGGCCAAGGCCAGTGAACTGCTGTTCGGTGACCCCGCCTACCACCGCGAACGGCTCGCCGGAAGGATCGGCATCTGA
- a CDS encoding MaoC/PaaZ C-terminal domain-containing protein translates to MALNHDLIGVESEPVERSWTSRDTLLYAVGVGAGLDDPAEELPFTTENSAGITQQVLPTFAVLAAQGGGRRDLGDFDRAMLVHAEQAFELHRPLSPAGTAQVTSKITGIYDKGSGALVVTEATAVDAASGELLVTSRSSAFIRGEGGFGGDRGPASEWQEPARSPDHQVTYRTRPEQALLYRLSGDRNPLHSDPAFAARAGFPRPILHGLCTYGVTGRALLHTLAGSDPARFAGMSGRFSAPVFPGESLTVSMWTDGDTATFRSTKDDGAVVLDRGVVALRPQ, encoded by the coding sequence ATGGCGCTCAACCACGACCTGATCGGCGTCGAGTCCGAGCCGGTGGAGCGGTCCTGGACGAGCAGGGACACGCTGCTCTACGCGGTCGGCGTCGGCGCCGGGCTCGACGACCCGGCCGAGGAACTGCCCTTCACCACGGAGAACTCGGCCGGGATCACCCAGCAGGTGCTGCCCACGTTCGCCGTGCTGGCCGCGCAGGGCGGCGGCCGCCGCGACCTCGGCGACTTCGACCGCGCGATGCTGGTGCACGCGGAGCAGGCCTTCGAGCTGCACCGGCCGTTGTCCCCGGCGGGCACCGCGCAGGTGACGTCCAAGATCACCGGCATCTACGACAAGGGCTCGGGCGCCCTCGTCGTCACCGAGGCGACCGCCGTCGACGCGGCGTCCGGGGAGCTGCTGGTCACTTCACGCAGTTCGGCGTTCATCCGCGGCGAGGGCGGCTTCGGCGGCGACCGGGGGCCGGCGTCGGAGTGGCAGGAGCCCGCGCGCTCGCCCGACCACCAGGTCACCTACCGGACCCGCCCGGAGCAGGCCCTGCTCTACCGGCTCTCCGGCGACCGCAACCCGCTGCACTCCGATCCCGCGTTCGCCGCGCGGGCCGGGTTCCCGCGGCCGATCCTGCACGGCCTGTGCACCTACGGCGTCACCGGCCGCGCGCTGCTGCACACGCTCGCCGGCTCGGACCCCGCGCGCTTCGCCGGGATGTCCGGCCGGTTCAGCGCCCCCGTGTTCCCGGGCGAGTCGCTGACCGTGTCGATGTGGACCGATGGCGACACCGCCACCTTCAGGTCCACAAAGGACGACGGTGCCGTCGTGCTCGACCGGGGAGTGGTAGCACTTCGTCCCCAGTGA